The following are encoded together in the Lathyrus oleraceus cultivar Zhongwan6 chromosome 3, CAAS_Psat_ZW6_1.0, whole genome shotgun sequence genome:
- the LOC127126499 gene encoding nascent polypeptide-associated complex subunit alpha-like protein 1, with amino-acid sequence MTAQTQEELLAAHLEQQKIHHDEPVVEDDDDEEDEDDDDDEEDDDVEGLEGDASGRSKQTRSEKKSRKAMLKLGMKPVTGVSRVTVKKSKNILFVISKPDVFKSPTSDTYIIFGEAKIEDLSSQLQTQAAEQFKAPNLSNVGAKPESSGIAPEEEDVDETGVDPKDIELVVTQAGVPRSRAVKALKAANGDIVAAIMELTT; translated from the exons ATGACTGCTCAAACTCAAGAAGAGCTTCTTGCTGCGCATCTCGAACAGCAAAAGATCCAT CATGATGAGCCTGTAGTcgaggatgatgatgatgaggaagacgaggatgatgatgatgatgaggaagatgatgatgtAGAAG GACTAGAAGGTGATGCTTCTGGTAGGTCCAAACAGACCAGAAGTGAAAAGAAGAGCCGCAAGGCAATGCTTAAACTTGGGATGAAACCTGTTACCGGTGTCAGCCGTGTGACAGTCAAGAAGAGCAAGAAT ATCTTGTTCGTCATTTCAAAGCCAGATGTTTTCAAGAGCCCAACTTCCGACACCTACATTATTTTTGGTGAAGCTAAGATTGAGGACTTGAGTTCACAGCTACAAACTCAGGCAGCAGAGCAGTTCAAGGCTCCTAATTTGAGCAATGTTGGAGCGAAGCCAGAATCCTCTGGTATTGCTCCGGAAGAGGAAGATGTAGACGAGACTGGTGTTGATCCCAAGGATATCGAGTTGGTGGTGACTCAAGCTGGTGTGCCAAGATCAAGAGCTGTTAAAGCTCTCAAAGCTGCCAATGGAGACATTGTTGCTGCCATTATGGAGCTTACTACTTAA
- the LOC127126500 gene encoding calmodulin-binding protein 25 codes for MASSDNLSGIEPWMFRPAVADTWLAEYIARDTDTLTKALQKTLSTSPEDAFSPFLNLVKTDSAVTATPTVSSLSGSDQDSAPKRQRVAAGKISKRKSRASKRSLTTFITADPANFREMVQQVTGARFGAGSNISMAPIVKPEPLRMVGVTGGGRFSTEGGSCLPTLDTSAFLLDHVHNRQQQHHQPNQTMVGGNSDGPENSGMGPLSFGQPIGGLDDDAGFVSAGLDFETFSSCFPTLESSWKVM; via the coding sequence ATGGCATCTTCTGATAATTTATCCGGCATTGAACCGTGGATGTTTCGCCCTGCGGTGGCTGACACGTGGCTCGCCGAATACATAGCTCGCGACACCGATACCCTCACCAAGGCTCTTCAAAAAACACTCTCCACTTCACCGGAAGACGCTTTCTCTCCTTTTTTAAACCTTGTTAAAACTGACTCAGCCGTTACCGCCACACCAACGGTTTCCAGCCTCTCCGGCTCCGACCAGGACTCCGCTCCGAAGCGTCAGCGAGTTGCAGCCGGGAAGATCTCGAAGAGAAAGTCGCGTGCCTCGAAGAGGTCACTGACGACGTTCATCACCGCCGACCCTGCCAATTTTCGGGAGATGGTGCAGCAGGTTACCGGAGCGAGATTCGGTGCGGGTTCGAATATTTCAATGGCACCGATTGTGAAGCCGGAGCCGCTTCGAATGGTGGGAGTCACCGGAGGAGGAAGGTTTTCTACGGAGGGTGGAAGTTGTTTGCCGACGCTTGACACGTCAGCTTTTTTACTTGACCACGTCCATAACCGTCAACAACAACACCACCAACCGAATCAAACAATGGTTGGTGGTAACTCGGATGGGCCTGAGAACTCTGGGATGGGCCCACTTTCATTTGGGCAGCCCATTGGAGGATTGGATGACGATGCTGGTTTCGTTTCTGCGGGTTTAGATTTTGAAACTTTCTCAAGCTGCTTTCCCACTTTGGAATCGTCGTGGAAAGTTATGTAA